CCGACTCTTGCAAATAAAAGCCTTAAATAATCATATATTTCCGTTACTGTTCCAACCGTTGACCGAGGATTCCTGCTAGTTGTTTTTTGGTCAATGGAAATGGCCGGAGACAATCCTTCAATTGAATCTACATCAGGCTTATCCATTTGACCGAGGAACTGGCGGGCGTAGGCGGAAAGAGATTCCACATATCTGCGCTGCCCCTCTGCATAAATCGTATCAAAGGCGAGCGACGACTTTCCTGAACCGGAAAGCCCTGTTACCACAACAAGCTTATCTCTCGGAATGGTGACATCAATATTTTTTAAATTATGAACTCTGGCACCTTTTACAACAAGTTTTTCCATCGCCATGTAATCGTCATCCTTCCGCTTTTAACTCAAGTATTAAATCACGAAGCTCGGCGGCCCGTTCGAAGTTTAAAGCTTTTGCCGCTTCCTTCATTTCTTTTTCCATATCGGCAATTAATTTTTCCCGCTCTTTCTTCGTCAATTTGCCAAAGCTTTGAGCCGGTTTGTATTCTTCCTGTTCTTCAGCCGCATATGTGGCACGGATGACATCGCGAATTTCTTTCTTAATTGTTTGCGGTGTAATTCCGTGTTTTTTATTGTATTCTTCCTGAATCGCACGGCGGCGCTTCGTTTCATTAATTGCAATTTCCATTGACTGGGTCATCCGGTCAGCATACATAATGACATGACCGTTTGCATTCCGGGCTGCCCGGCCGATCGTCTGAATAAGAGAACGCTCCGAACGAAGAAAGCCCTCTTTATCAGCGTCAAGAATCGCAACAAGAGAAACTTCGGGAATATCAAGTCCTTCTCTTAACAAGTTGATCCCGACAAGAACATCAAACTTCCCGAGGCGAAGGTCCCGGATAATTTCAATCCGCTCAAGCGTTTTTATCTCTGAATGCAAATATTGAACCTTAATCCCGATTTCTTTCAAATAGTCAGTTAAGTCTTCCGCCATTTTCTTCGTCAGCGTCGTTACAAGAACTCGTTCATTCCGTTTAATCCGGTCCTGAATTTCGCCGATCAAATCATCAATCTGCCCTTCAATCGGACGGACATCAATCGTCGGATCCAGCAGGCCGGTCGGCCGGATAATCTGCTCAACCATTTCGGGAGAGTGCTCCAGCTCATAAGGTCCCGGAGTCGCCGAAACATATACAATTTGATTAATATGTTTTTCAAATTCTTCAAATGTCAGCGGACGGTTGTCCAGTGCTGAAGGGAGCCGGAAACCGTGGTCGACAAGAACCTGCTTCCGGGCACGGTCGCCATTATACATTCCACGGATTTGCGGCAAAGTGACATGTGATTCATCAATAACAATGAGAAAATCGTCAGGAAAATAATCCAGCAATGTATAAGGCGTTGAACCCGGAGGCCTTAATGTCAGATGCCTCGAGTAATTTTCAATTCCTGAACAAAAGCCCATTTCCCTCATCATTTCAAGATCATATCGGGTCCGCTGCTCAAGGCGCTGCGCCTCCAAAAGTTTGTCTTCTGCGCGAAGCTTTTTAAGCTGCTCTTCCAATTCTTTTTCTATATTTTCGATGGCGATTCGCATTTTTTCTTCACGCGTAACGAAGTGGGAAGCCGGAAAGATCGCAGCATGCTCGCGCTCCCCTAAAATTTCTCCTGTTAACGCATCGACTTCACGGATTCGGTCAATTTCGTCTCCAAAAAACTCAACACGGATGCAGTGTTGATCCCTTGAAACAGGAAAAATTTCCACAACATCCCCGCGCACGCGGAATGTCCCCCGTTTGAAGTCAATGTCATTCCGTTCATATTGGACATCAACGAGGCGGTGCAGCAGCTGGTTTCGTTCAATTTCCATGCCGACACGCAATGAAACGACGAGTTCACGGTATTCTTCAGGCGAACCGAGGCCATATATGCATGAAACGCTGGCAACGATGATCACATCCCGTCTTTCAAACAGAGCAGATGTAGCCGAGTGGCGCAGCTTATCAATTTCATCATTGATGCTTGCATCTTTTTCAATATAAGTATCTGTTTGCGGAACATACGCTTCAGGCTGATAATAGTCGTAGTAGCTGACAAAATATTCGACCGCATTATTCGGGAAAAATTCTTTAAACTCACTGTAAAGCTGTCCGGCAAGCGTTTTGTTGTGGGCAATTACAAGGGTCGGTTTATTCACCTCTTTAATCACATTCGAAATCGTAAATGTTTTCCCTGTTCCCGTTGCCCCTAAAAGTGTTTGGTGCTTCTTCCCATTCTTTATGCCTTCCACAAGTTTTCTTATCGCTTCAGGCTGATCGCCTTGGGGCGAATATTTCGAAACTAATTCAAATTGCTCCGTCACAAAAAAACCTCCTGTTCCGCAATGGTATGAACCCAAAAGTGATTCGAGCTATTTACTTTTATCGCAATCAAATATGGATAAAAACCACCACTGACAAAGTTTCACATTATCCGTCTTCAAAAACTCATATCAACATTCTACCACAAAGCACTCAAAACAAACCAATAAAGTGCGAACGAATATTCGATTTTTTTTGATCTTAACAAAGACCTCAAATTGCCCGAGGTTCTTCAGTTTTTTCTTTTCAAAGCAAAAAACCTGTCGAAAAAAGCAGACAGGTTTAACAAAGGTTATTTCGATTTTCGTATTAAATCTGTTAAGCGCTCCTCCGGATTCTGGCGATCATTCTTCTTGCAAACCAAAAACCTAGTGTTAAAGAAAACGCATCAACGACAATCAGCCCGAGTGAATTCGTGTACCCTTTATAGACCGAGGCGGCTATCAGCGCGACTGTAAGAATAAGCCCGATTACATGATGATACGTTACCCTTGTAAACAGCAAAACTAACAGGCATGGCAAAAATAAAGCCGAAAAATATTTAATAACCATAAGGACACCTTCTTAAAAAATGCAGATTTTTCTACCACTGGATCATTTAACGCTTATCAATAGAATATATCTTCTTTTCAGCGTATACAAGTTTTTTACAACGATTCCGTCATCATTCATTGCTAAAAGGGTAGGGGCCAGACCCCTACCCTTTCTTTCTTCTTAGCTTGCTTATGCTTTCAAAAACGATTGGAACAATTAAGAGAGTAAGCAGGGTTGAACTTGTTAATCCGCCTATTACGGTAACGCCAAGCCCTTTGGATATCAATCCGCTTCCTTCCATGCCAAATGCGAGCGGCAATAATGCTCCGATCGTCGCAATCGCAGTCATTAAAATCGGGCGCAAGCGGGTTGCCCCTGCCTCAAGCAATGCTTCCCTTGTACTGAGTCCTTCGTTTTCTTTTCGAATAACCCGGTCAATCAGAACGATTGCATTTGTTACTACAATACCGATTAACATTAAGGCGCCGATCATTGCCGACACACTGATTGTCTCACCGGCAATCAGCAGGGCAACGAGCCCGCCGATAACCGCGAACGGCAATGAAAACAGAATCGTAAACGGTGCAAGAGCGCCGCCGAAAGTTACGACGAGGATAAAATAAACGATAGCAATGGCAGCGAGCATCGCCAATCCTAATTGTGTAAAGGTTTCCTGAATATCTTCCGTAACCCCTCCCATCGAAATTTCCACATTTGAAGGCAAGTCAATCTTATCCACTTCTTTTTGAAGTTTTGCAGACGCTTTGGCAACATCATCTGTTGTCAGCTCGGCGCTGACTTCTGCATAAATCCGGCCGTCACGGCGCGTAACGGTGTCCGATGTTTTTCCTTTCTTGATTTCAACCAATTCACTTACAGGAACTTCGATGCCAAGCGGTGATTGAATCTTTTCTTCGATCATATCATTGACACTTTCATAGCTTTCTTCTTCAACTTGAAGATAGACATTCAGCTCTTCCCCGTCTTTTTCAATTGTCGTCAGAACGGGGCGCTCCCTTGTCTGAGAAAGTTCCATGCCGATTTGTGCAGCCGTTAATCCGAGCTTGCTCAATTTTTTCTGATCAGCGACGAGTGTAAATTCATCATATGATTCGGAAATGCTCGAATCAATTTTCGTAAAACTTTTGTCCTTTTTCATAATGTCTTGAATTTCTTTTACAACCGGTTCGATATCTTCCCGCTTTTCACCGTATACATAATAGACAATTTCATTGCTGCCGGCTTGAGAATGAAAATCTTGAGAAGCCCATTCACCTTCTGCTGTTTTTTCCTGAAGATCCTTAATCACCTTTTCCTTTTCCTCTTCAAAATTAGGTGTATCATCTTCATATGCAATAAACATGATCGCGCTGTTCGTATCACCCGGATTCATAGGGTTTTCGCTTCCAAGCGACAATTGAACCGTCTTTACGTTATCCCTCTCAAGGAAGAATTTCTCTGCATCTGACGTGTATTTTTTCACTTGCTCCAATGTTTCCCCCGGGGCAGGTTTATACGTAACAACCATCATTTTCTCTTCTTCAGACGGCAGGAAGCTGACCCCGATGACAGGAACAAGGAATAAGCTTCCGACAAGGAGGAGCAATGCCATTAAGCTTGTCACAATCTTATGGTTTAACGACCAGTTTAAAATTTTCCTATAAGCTTGAGCCAATCTTCCAGGCTTATCCTCGTCGTGATGGACTCCTTCTTTTAAGCCTTTTTTAAATAGAGAATGAGCCATCATCGGTACAATCGTAATCGCAACAAGCAATGAAGCGAGCAACGAAAAGACGATGGTTAAGGCAAACGGCATGAACAGCTCGCCGACCATTCCCTTCACAAGTGCAAGAGGAAGAAACACGGCGATCGTTACGATCGTTGATGACATAATCGGAATAAACATTTCTTTCGTCGCTTCGCGGATCAATTCCATTCCTTTCAGCTTTTCGTCCTTCAGCGACATTCTCCGGTATATGTTTTCAATTACGACGATCGAATCGTCGATCACCCGGCCGATTGCGACGGTCATCGCGCCTAAAGTCATCATATTCAGCGTAATATCCATCTGCTTTAGCAATAAAATGGCAATCAAAAGCGACAGCGGGATCGAAATAACCGCAATCAAAGTAGATCTGATATTTCTCAAGAATAATAGAATGATGACGACCGCAAACGCTGCTCCGAACAGCGCCTTGCTTAACATCGTCTCTACAGAATCTTCAATCGGCGTAGCCTGGTCAAACGTTGTGACTACTTCCAGACCTTCAATTTCGTCTTCAAATTTTTTCAACTCTTCTTTTACTTCATTCGCGACCGTAACGGTGTTGGCATCAGCCGTTTTTACAATTTGAAGGCCAATCGCTTCTTTTCCATTCGTTCTCGAAATCGATTCTGCCTTGCCAACCAATTTAATATCAGCAATGTCTTCAAGTTTTACAGTCTGAAGCACTAAACCTTGCTGCGGCTGTCTTTGGATATTTCCTTGGGAAGTTCCGTCCAGAGATATTCCAGCTGCATTGTTTTGAGATGCTGCTGCGAAACCTTGTGAACCTGCTGCAGGATTTCCCTGAGGCGCCGCCATGGAACCGCTCTGCGGACCTGCAGCAGGATTTCCCTGATTGACTGCCTGCGAATTGTTCCGGCTTCCGGTTGAAGGGATCACCGGAATTTCCAAAGCTTTTAATTCTTCGATTGTCGTAACATTTCCATCCACAACAACCGATTGCTCTTTATCTTTAAATGTATAAAGCCCTAAAGGAAACGTAATATCTTCGCCTTTTATGTAATTTTTTACTGTTTCCTGGTTTAAACCGTATTGAGCCATTTTCTCATCGTTAAAAACAAGTTGAACCTCTTCGATCTGCTGTCCGGAAATTTGTACGGATGATACACCGTTAATCCCTTCCAAAGCAGGCACGATTTCTTCTTCAACTTTTTTTGTAAGCTGTGCAAGCGACTCTTTTTCATTCGAGATACTTACAGCCACAATTGGGAAGTCATTTATGCTGACCTTTGAAATTTTCGGCTTATTCACGCCATCCGGAAATTGAATCGAAGATAAAGCTTCTTCTAACTCATTTTTTGCCTCGTCCATATCCTTTTCATATTCATATTCGATTTGAACAGATGAAGCATTTTGAAATGAATTAGAACTGACTACATTCACCCCGTTAAGATTTTGGGCCGCTTTTTCAATCGGCACGGAAATCTTATCTTCTACCTCTTCAGGTGTAGCTCCGGGATAAAAAGTGGTAACACTGATAACCGGAGTTTTGATATTCGGAATTGTTTCAAGCTTCATGTTCAGTCCGGAATATAAGCCTGCCGCTGTAATAATGATGGTAAGCAGCCAGACCGCGAACTTATTTTTAAGGGAAAAATTTATTATTTTATCCATTGTTTCCTCCAGCTCCTGTAGCTTAGAAAATTTCACTTGACCGACTGGTCATGATAACAAATAATATAAATGACCAGTCGGTCAGCAGTCAATATAGACTTTAAAAAATTTACAATAAATTAAGGGTTTATCTTTAATGACCAATCGGTCATAATTAGGATAATAGGTTCGGACGGGAGAAAGGAAAATGAAAGAAAAAGAAAAGCTGATTATCGATGCGGCGATGAAATTGTTCGCAAATAAAGGGTTTGACGCCACTTCAATTCAAGAAATAGCGAATGAAGCAGGAATTTCTAAGGGAGCTTTTTATATCTATTTTAAATCGAAAGAATCACTGCTTATTGCAATTTTTAAATATTACTATGAAACAATCAAAGCGCGAATGGATGAAATAAAATCATTAGATTTGCCTCCAAGAGACATGTTTGTTGAACACATTGTCTGCCTTTATTCAGAGATTAGCAAACATAAAGAATTTATTATCATGCAGACGAGAGAACAAGCCATTCCCTTTAATGAATCCATTGCTGAATTTATCAACAGCATGCACATTGAAACATATCAATTTTACAAAAAATCAATGACTGCAATATACGGGAAAAACATTGTTCCATATCTTGGCGATCTTTCGATCATTTTACAAGGCATCTTTCAATCGTATTTACAGCTGATTCTTTTCCAAAACAATCCGATAGACTTTTATAAACTAGCCGGATTCATACTGCGGAGAGCCGATGATTTAGCAAATGGATTGATGAAATCTGAAGAAGAACCAATCGTGCCGCCCCAATTGCTGAATCAGGCACTTTTTGACAGCCGCTTTTTCCAAAAAAAGATGAACAAGAAAGATCTCCAACTTTTAATCAAGAAATTTAAATCTGATTTGGAAAAATCAAGTGACTTATTTGTTACGCTTGATGTGCTTGAAGCTGAAATCAACAGTGAAGCACCAAGAATTCCGTTGATCCAAGGGATGCTCGCGAATTTAAGAGATGTCAAGGAAATGAAAGAATTAAAGCTGCAAATTGAAAATTTCTTTGGACTTTGAGAAAGAACGCAAACGATGAATAGATGATATTTACATAATTTTAACTGTATTCAAAATTATGTTTAACAATCTCCCGTTACTGTTTTAATATGAAGAACAATAAGTATCTTGTACGCTGGAGGAAAAATGAAAGAAAAAATCGTATTTATACATGGCCTGACGGGCAGAAAACGTGCGTTTCATAAAGAAATCGATTACTTTAGTCAAGCGTATCATACGTATGCATATGATTTATTAGGCCACGGAGAAGATCGAGGAAAACCAGTAGAGTTTACATTAGATAATTTAGTTGAACAGTTGGAAATTCTTTTTGATCAGGAAGGAATTGAAAAAGCTCATATTTGTTCTTTAAGCTATGGATGTTATCCTGCTACAATTTTTGCGAATAAATGGAAAGAAAATGTATTAAGTCTATGTTATATTGGAGGCCATTATAACTCTCCATCTCCTTTATTTGCTGTCTTCCAGCATTATTGGGATACAAGCAGCGAAAATTATTCGACATGGCTAAAAAACTATGCCCGGGATTTATTTCCAAAAGAAGGGGTCGTTGATCCATATTCATTAGTTTCATCGAAGGTATACTATAAATACGGTCTTGAGTTGGATAAAGGAATTTTAAAAGAAGCGATCGGACATAGGCTTTTTTATGATTTGCGAAGGGATCTAAAAAACATAAATGTTCCTGTTCTTTGGGTGATGGGGGATCATGACTTTCTCTATAAGTCTAGTATTGCAGATTTAAAGAAAGTAATTCCACATGTGCAATATAAGGAAATTCCACATGCAGGCCATACAGCTAACTTATTTCGTCCAAAATCCTTTAAAAAGATATACGAGGATTTTCTAAATGGAATTCAACGAACAAAATCAGAAAAAGTTCCAGTATTGAAAGGGAAAACCCTTTAAATGATAAAGGGTTTTGTTCATTTTAATGAAATCGACCGGTTATAAAGCAGAGTTTGAAAAACATTCAGAATGTACGCAGTTATTAAATGAACAACGATAAAAATCATAAATACCACGAGTGATTTTACTGTTAAAATGTGATATTTGATTAAGAGACCCTCAACCACCCCTACAAAAACAAGGATGAATAAATATTTTATCCTAGAGTGAATCTTTGTTATGAATAAGCTCATGCCAAAAGAAGTGATAAACAACGTTGGTACCGAAGCCGCAAGATGATCACGAAATGAATTTGAAAAAAGACCTATCGAAAATTTAATAAAACCGGGTGCTCCTAAAAGAAAAAAAGACAATACACTGCTTATACTTACTGCAGAAAAGGAGAGTAGCAAAAAACTGAACCGTTTTGTCATTTTATCATTCCTGATGTGATACCATAAACGTTTTGCAATCCAAAAATGGATCGGTAACAGAAGCCCGGTATAGTAAGGTTTCCACCATATCTGATGGTAAATATGAAGATTTAGAAAGATTAATTCAATCCCCATAAAAATGAAAGAAAAAAAGATAGACCATCGGAATTTTAATTGGTTTGCCGCAATCCACAAGCCCACTGCCGGAACAGCTAATAAATTTGATGCAAAGTGTCCTACTACGCTATCTTTGTAAATATTTTTAAACACTCCTACCTCATAAAAATAACTTTTAAAATACACAAAGATCGCAGTCTCCAGTGGATAAATAATTCCTGCTATTGCTAAATAGAATACAAAAAGTCTAGGATCTTTAAACTTCCATAAAGTATAAACAATGAAAGCGATACTTAAAATTGATAAGCCAATATACCAAAACAATTTATTTTCCCCTTACATGAAGTTGTAACCTTCCAGCACGCTCCTAAAGATTAATATGTACACCCAGCTCCTATATTAAAGTATCCAAATTTGTCCAATGTCATAACAAAAAAACCTGCACATAACATAAAGTATAAGTACTTTTCATGCGCAGCGGTTGCATGTCAGATAAAACAAAAAAATTATTTCTAAATATGTGAGGAGGCAGGGTATGAGCAGTTCTGAAACAACTCCTGATTTTCCCGGCAAAGACAGAAATAATCAGATGTTGCTCCCCCCTGAAAAATTTGCCGCTCTACCGGAATCTTTAACAGAAAGTCTTTTCATTGAGCGTTCTTTAACGGAGAATAAGTTTTGGTTAAGGATCATGAAAGAACATGCTTTATTTTTAGGCGAAGGTTTTAACAAAAATGACAAACAGCTTATTCAGCAAACCGACCGATTTTATCATTATTTTGAGCAGCAGGAAAAAAGGGCCTATCAAACACCCAATAATGTAACGCAAGTCAGGAAATTAAATGAAGACTCAATTCAATTAGTGTATGGGTTTCGAAATTTCAAGAGGAACCTTCTCATTTTGATTATCAATTGTAAAGTAAGCGGCTTTAACTTCCCCCTCCTTGTCGATCACATTGCACGGGAAGCAGAATATTTTATTAGGACATTAAAAAAGTTTAACAAGGGGATTTTAGACCCCATTCAAGATGCCATCATTAGTGAAAATGTCTTTTGGCTCCGCATAATGATGGAACATTCAAGATTTATCTCGTCTTTGCTTGATCAGTCAGAACGCAACCTCGTCAATACAGCCAGAAAATTCGGAGATGATTTTGAAGTGCTTCTTAATCAGGCCAGAGATGTTGAGTCGATGCTATATAAGAAAAGTCCGACATACCCTATTATCGGAAAACTAAATCAAGATAGCGAAAACGCAACGGTTGAATTGCGAAACTTTAAACAAGCAGGTTTAGATTTAATCAAAAGCTGTCAGATTCGAAGTGTCATAAACCCGTTATTAGCGGATCATGTCGTACGTGAAGCGGATCATTTCTTATATATGATTAATGTACTGGAAGAACGATTAAAAAGGAAACAAGCAACCGAGCAGCTGCAGTAAAAGCGGGATCAGAAATTTTCCCGCTTTTCTTCTTTTTCAATGAACATAAGACAGCTTTTGAAATAGTTCATAATATAAAGAATACAGCTGTTACAATGGAAATTTTGCAGTTTTCATCCTTTAAGTATCCGCTATAATTCCTTTTTCCCTTAAATAAATGATATAATCAGTTGAAATTCCTCTCTCACCGAGTTGCCTTAACATAGCGGTTATATTTCCTCTATGATAGGTGCCATGATTCACTATATGAATGAAAATATCCCATAATTGGTTGCAAAACGTTTGTCCTTTAGTGTTTTGATAGTATATTCGTTTATTTTCCTCTGCATTACCAGCAGCAAGATATTGACTGTGTACTTCGGAAAATGCTTCTCTTGCTTGAGGGACATTTTGAAATGTTATTTCTGGTAATGCACTTAAATTTTGCCCTTGAATTCTTTGAATCCACATACTTTCCACTGCATATAAATGTTCTAATGTTTTTAAAATACTTGGAAAGACACTCGGAATCTCTTTGCTCAGTATTTCTTCAGGGAGGGTTTCCAAATGATCTAAAAGCTTATTTGTTGCCCAATAGTGATAGTCAAGGAAATTTTTAATCATTCTTACCTCCAAGATCGATTCATATATTTTTAATTGAGTCCGGGGGATTTTGATAAATTACATTAACCAACTGCACTGTCCTGCTTTTTCTCATCCTGGACGAAAAGGATTCCCAGTTCATGATGATCGCCTTCGAATAGAGCCCGTTGGACAAAACGGACTTCTCCGTTTACATCCAGTACTTCAAGCTTGCAATGGGCTCTGTTTCGCTGCAAAGCTTCGTAAAATTCTTTTTCGTTTTGGACGCGTACTCCGTTCACTTTTGTCACCATTTCTCCGACCTGCAACGCCATTTTGCTGGCAGGCGATTCCGGGATGATTCCAAGAATTATTAAGCCGTTGTTTCGTTTGGAAAAATAAAAAGGAAGATTCTCTTCATGCAGTCTCTGGTGCAGCGTAATGGCCTCCCTGCCAAGAATCGCAAGCGCTGCTGCTGCAATGGACGCGATCGGCCACCAATAGCCCGCTGTCGAAACAATGAAAGTAATCGCTCCCAGCACGATGACTCTTTTTCCAACAAGCTGAACAGCTTCTTTTGGCAGCAAACCTTGAATTTGCTGATGAAACCCTATGGAAAACGGAACCAATAAGAGAGAATATGACTGCTCACCAAATGAAAATGCGGGCCACCATTCAGAAGGGGGATGGATTGCTCCTCCCGGCAAAAGCAGGAACACCGGAAGCATCCAAAGACGCTTTACTTCATGAACCCCAACTGTCAATCCGCGCTTGCTTTTTATTAATTTCGGCGAAGTGCCTTTCGGTCCGTTTTTAATAATAACAATTCCTTCACCAATGATTAAGAGAGCAAGCAAAACAATGATCGATGGGTAAATTTTTTCATTAAGACTTGTAAAAAGATCAGGCATAAATGGAAATGGCCAACCTTGCTGCGCGGCAAAAATGAGGGCAAAAAATGCCGCTCCCAACGTATAGGCCGGAGCAAGCAGCCGAACTTTTGTCGTAAGGCTCCACAGAAATGTAAACAGCGCTGCCAGAACAACCGCTGCAAATGGAATAACTATACCGGCTGCTATAGCAACTAAAGAGAAGACGAGTCCAGTTACAATTCCAAGCGGAAACAGCTGCCTCAGTTCGAAATACGCATCCTCTACGCGGATATGAAAATTCCGCCTTTCCCTTTTAACCCGGGAGACTCCTAATATTCCGGCCAAGAAGACAAGATAATAAAACATAGGGTGAAGAAATAACTTACCTGTCCCTTTTAACAATTCAATAATCCATGCTTGAGCCACCCTTGTCACCAACCTCTATAAACAATTCTCACAGAATTAATATTTAGTAATCTATTAATGACTATTTTACCAAAACCTGAC
The window above is part of the Bacillus methanolicus genome. Proteins encoded here:
- a CDS encoding efflux RND transporter permease subunit — its product is MDKIINFSLKNKFAVWLLTIIITAAGLYSGLNMKLETIPNIKTPVISVTTFYPGATPEEVEDKISVPIEKAAQNLNGVNVVSSNSFQNASSVQIEYEYEKDMDEAKNELEEALSSIQFPDGVNKPKISKVSINDFPIVAVSISNEKESLAQLTKKVEEEIVPALEGINGVSSVQISGQQIEEVQLVFNDEKMAQYGLNQETVKNYIKGEDITFPLGLYTFKDKEQSVVVDGNVTTIEELKALEIPVIPSTGSRNNSQAVNQGNPAAGPQSGSMAAPQGNPAAGSQGFAAASQNNAAGISLDGTSQGNIQRQPQQGLVLQTVKLEDIADIKLVGKAESISRTNGKEAIGLQIVKTADANTVTVANEVKEELKKFEDEIEGLEVVTTFDQATPIEDSVETMLSKALFGAAFAVVIILLFLRNIRSTLIAVISIPLSLLIAILLLKQMDITLNMMTLGAMTVAIGRVIDDSIVVIENIYRRMSLKDEKLKGMELIREATKEMFIPIMSSTIVTIAVFLPLALVKGMVGELFMPFALTIVFSLLASLLVAITIVPMMAHSLFKKGLKEGVHHDEDKPGRLAQAYRKILNWSLNHKIVTSLMALLLLVGSLFLVPVIGVSFLPSEEEKMMVVTYKPAPGETLEQVKKYTSDAEKFFLERDNVKTVQLSLGSENPMNPGDTNSAIMFIAYEDDTPNFEEEKEKVIKDLQEKTAEGEWASQDFHSQAGSNEIVYYVYGEKREDIEPVVKEIQDIMKKDKSFTKIDSSISESYDEFTLVADQKKLSKLGLTAAQIGMELSQTRERPVLTTIEKDGEELNVYLQVEEESYESVNDMIEEKIQSPLGIEVPVSELVEIKKGKTSDTVTRRDGRIYAEVSAELTTDDVAKASAKLQKEVDKIDLPSNVEISMGGVTEDIQETFTQLGLAMLAAIAIVYFILVVTFGGALAPFTILFSLPFAVIGGLVALLIAGETISVSAMIGALMLIGIVVTNAIVLIDRVIRKENEGLSTREALLEAGATRLRPILMTAIATIGALLPLAFGMEGSGLISKGLGVTVIGGLTSSTLLTLLIVPIVFESISKLRRKKG
- a CDS encoding DinB family protein; this encodes MIKNFLDYHYWATNKLLDHLETLPEEILSKEIPSVFPSILKTLEHLYAVESMWIQRIQGQNLSALPEITFQNVPQAREAFSEVHSQYLAAGNAEENKRIYYQNTKGQTFCNQLWDIFIHIVNHGTYHRGNITAMLRQLGERGISTDYIIYLREKGIIADT
- the uvrB gene encoding excinuclease ABC subunit UvrB; the protein is MTEQFELVSKYSPQGDQPEAIRKLVEGIKNGKKHQTLLGATGTGKTFTISNVIKEVNKPTLVIAHNKTLAGQLYSEFKEFFPNNAVEYFVSYYDYYQPEAYVPQTDTYIEKDASINDEIDKLRHSATSALFERRDVIIVASVSCIYGLGSPEEYRELVVSLRVGMEIERNQLLHRLVDVQYERNDIDFKRGTFRVRGDVVEIFPVSRDQHCIRVEFFGDEIDRIREVDALTGEILGEREHAAIFPASHFVTREEKMRIAIENIEKELEEQLKKLRAEDKLLEAQRLEQRTRYDLEMMREMGFCSGIENYSRHLTLRPPGSTPYTLLDYFPDDFLIVIDESHVTLPQIRGMYNGDRARKQVLVDHGFRLPSALDNRPLTFEEFEKHINQIVYVSATPGPYELEHSPEMVEQIIRPTGLLDPTIDVRPIEGQIDDLIGEIQDRIKRNERVLVTTLTKKMAEDLTDYLKEIGIKVQYLHSEIKTLERIEIIRDLRLGKFDVLVGINLLREGLDIPEVSLVAILDADKEGFLRSERSLIQTIGRAARNANGHVIMYADRMTQSMEIAINETKRRRAIQEEYNKKHGITPQTIKKEIRDVIRATYAAEEQEEYKPAQSFGKLTKKEREKLIADMEKEMKEAAKALNFERAAELRDLILELKAEG
- a CDS encoding alpha/beta fold hydrolase, giving the protein MKEKIVFIHGLTGRKRAFHKEIDYFSQAYHTYAYDLLGHGEDRGKPVEFTLDNLVEQLEILFDQEGIEKAHICSLSYGCYPATIFANKWKENVLSLCYIGGHYNSPSPLFAVFQHYWDTSSENYSTWLKNYARDLFPKEGVVDPYSLVSSKVYYKYGLELDKGILKEAIGHRLFYDLRRDLKNINVPVLWVMGDHDFLYKSSIADLKKVIPHVQYKEIPHAGHTANLFRPKSFKKIYEDFLNGIQRTKSEKVPVLKGKTL
- a CDS encoding TetR/AcrR family transcriptional regulator → MKEKEKLIIDAAMKLFANKGFDATSIQEIANEAGISKGAFYIYFKSKESLLIAIFKYYYETIKARMDEIKSLDLPPRDMFVEHIVCLYSEISKHKEFIIMQTREQAIPFNESIAEFINSMHIETYQFYKKSMTAIYGKNIVPYLGDLSIILQGIFQSYLQLILFQNNPIDFYKLAGFILRRADDLANGLMKSEEEPIVPPQLLNQALFDSRFFQKKMNKKDLQLLIKKFKSDLEKSSDLFVTLDVLEAEINSEAPRIPLIQGMLANLRDVKEMKELKLQIENFFGL
- a CDS encoding DUF2935 domain-containing protein, which produces MSSSETTPDFPGKDRNNQMLLPPEKFAALPESLTESLFIERSLTENKFWLRIMKEHALFLGEGFNKNDKQLIQQTDRFYHYFEQQEKRAYQTPNNVTQVRKLNEDSIQLVYGFRNFKRNLLILIINCKVSGFNFPLLVDHIAREAEYFIRTLKKFNKGILDPIQDAIISENVFWLRIMMEHSRFISSLLDQSERNLVNTARKFGDDFEVLLNQARDVESMLYKKSPTYPIIGKLNQDSENATVELRNFKQAGLDLIKSCQIRSVINPLLADHVVREADHFLYMINVLEERLKRKQATEQLQ
- a CDS encoding PDZ domain-containing protein, whose product is MAQAWIIELLKGTGKLFLHPMFYYLVFLAGILGVSRVKRERRNFHIRVEDAYFELRQLFPLGIVTGLVFSLVAIAAGIVIPFAAVVLAALFTFLWSLTTKVRLLAPAYTLGAAFFALIFAAQQGWPFPFMPDLFTSLNEKIYPSIIVLLALLIIGEGIVIIKNGPKGTSPKLIKSKRGLTVGVHEVKRLWMLPVFLLLPGGAIHPPSEWWPAFSFGEQSYSLLLVPFSIGFHQQIQGLLPKEAVQLVGKRVIVLGAITFIVSTAGYWWPIASIAAAALAILGREAITLHQRLHEENLPFYFSKRNNGLIILGIIPESPASKMALQVGEMVTKVNGVRVQNEKEFYEALQRNRAHCKLEVLDVNGEVRFVQRALFEGDHHELGILFVQDEKKQDSAVG
- a CDS encoding DUF2198 family protein produces the protein MVIKYFSALFLPCLLVLLFTRVTYHHVIGLILTVALIAASVYKGYTNSLGLIVVDAFSLTLGFWFARRMIARIRRSA